GTCCTACAACACTCATCATGACAGATTGCTAATTAGCCAGGGGTTAAAGTTGAACTTTTAGAagtttccattcaaagcagacTGTGATCTGAAGTCTGGACCTCGTGGCCTGGCCACTTCAATGTTCGTTCCATCATTTTATTACCCTTGGGGTTTTTTCCACCGAGCTCTCGCcttagagttttatgaccctttgttcaagatttggggctatcagctgttagtggctGAGAGGCGTGGTCCTACCGTTCTACCAGCTGATAGCCGCTGTCGAGACGCACACGTGGAGGAAGGCTTCACCACGTGGTGGTTCTGTTCCACTTTCCAAGTTAATCCAAATTCATATGTTGTTCTCATTTATCCATAAACTGCAGGTTTGGTTTTCATCTGCCCCCAGCACacgtcctttttttttttttaagactttttgcagcactagaggcctttattttgatagtaggtagacaggaaggaggggcaaagagagagggagacatttgacaaaggtcgccgggtccgggacccgaacccaggacggccgctttgaggactatagcctctatatgtggtcgcgTGCTAACCCCTACACCTGCGCctttaatttcaattcaattcagtttattcatatagcgccaattcacaacacatgtcgtctcaaggcactttacaacagtcaggttcatacattccaattaatcctaatcattgaacagttcagtcagattcagttatttattcaaattgtataaaaagtttttctatctaaggaaacccagcagattgcatccagtcagtgacttgcagcattcactcctcctggatgagcatgtagagacagtggacagtcactggtgttgactttgcagcaatccctcatactgagcatgcatgtagcgacagtggagaggaaaaactcccttttaacaggaagaaacctccagcagaaccagaaccaggctcagtgtgagcggccatctgccacgaccgactggggatttgagagaacagagcagagacacaaagagaacaaagaagcactgatccaggagtactttctatgggaaagaaaagtaaggaTGTATTCagacttgccacttttggtccgctttaaatggaccagagttcgttcCCCCCCTTGGtctggaccttttgtgcaggctTTATGTccttatttttgattattaagTATAGTGCATGCTTAGTTAGGTGAATGTTGTTGGACTGGAATAGTTGGTGGTAAAGGGAACTATccgtttaatacattttcacatagataaagagagccagtcattttctatactgcttcttccatagtgggtcatgggggagccggtgcctacctccagcagtctatggacaaGAGGTCGGGTCCAtactggacaggtcaccagtccatcacagggcaacacacaaacaatacacctaagggcaatttagagtgaccaactCACCTAttcactgtgggaggaagccggagaaaTTATTTCttcataatcataatcataaataTTACAACACATTTACTTGAATTGTTttgaattaataaattattattaataatttttaatttagCTGCTGCTGGGATTATCACAATTTTAGTCTTTTGAGAACCCATTTTCTCTTATTGAGccattaactttgcagcaatccctcatactgagcatgcatgtagtgacagttgaaaggaaaactcccttttaacaggaagaaacctccagcagaaccagaaccaggctcagtgtgagcggccatctgccacgaccgactggaggttggAGAGAACAgatcagagacacaaagagaacaaagaagcactgatccaggagtactttctatgagaaaGAAAAGGAGTTAATGACAGCAGCAGTTCAGCCAATGCACTGCTCTAGGAAGGTGTGACAGGTAAAcatagagccaggccaggtgtagcttctagaaagagaaaaaacagagacagaacataaagttaaaagccaaaataacagcaaatgatGCCAAATTgtagagtagtaggagaatgaaGCAGAtggagtgaaagtggtcattatgtcctccagcagcctaagcctatagatAGTTCCCAAAAGACCAGACCGCAGGTAAGTGACTCTGGAAATTCGCCATGTTGATAGTATACCTGGAAAAGGTGTTACATAGGAAATGCATTACGAGCTGCATTACCACggcttttattagtttttttcatgAGCTATGGCTTTTATAAGTGCTGGAGCGCGTCACAGAGACCCTTTAAATGTTGTGTCCTTAAATAGGTATGAATTAAAGATCGCTGTAATCGGTACAGAGTTGGATTCCCTCCCAGCAGTCACCTATCTAGACATTGTGAATTATTTAATTCACAAAAAGTGCCTAAACTATGGAGAAACTACAGTCCTTGAAGTATTTGGgcacttttaacattttttaagaaCATTTGGTGCAACAAGAAGAAATCTGCATGTGTACttttgcacatgtacattttgTAGTTCTTTATGTTTCATACTTTGTGCACATGCTAATggtattatgttttatttgtgtgacaTTGACAGTGTCATGTTTGTTATGACGTACAAATAAATTATACGCATTTAAAGGCTTTTTACTGAACTACATCAAGTTATATGCTTACAGTCTGACACCTTAAATACGACGAGTACTTCGGTACTTTAagataaaaacagtttaaaacattcaGCACCAAAATGCTCTGATCCCCGAGGCTCTGGTAGTTACTGAAGGTATTACTCAAATAAACAGAGCAGAATGTAACACATGTAAGGCTTTATTTTCTAATCCCAAACAGTATGACAAGCTACATTTAATGTACAATAATAGTTGTAGACTGATATGTCACTAATTGGCATGTACAACAGCATATTTCATAACGTTGTCGTATTGCTTCTAATTAACAGTGGCATGGCAGGTCAAGCACAACATAACATCAGTTGAatgattgaaaaataaaatgatttctgGTTCATGCACATGTGAAGGTCCAGCAAGGTTCCGGCTGTGTTGTGCTTGTCCTTGTGACACTGGTCCTTTACCCTTTCATACCTGTTGTAACAAGAAGGAAGATTGAAAAGAGCTATTATCAatagagaaacaggaataatgCAGATATTAAAGCACGATAACAATAAATGGATGCAATATGTAATATCATGCATTTCACCATCATGATcagcatttgttttttggtattttattaGTTATAATGCAATATAGTTTATTAATTCAATATCAATCATTactgtcacaaaaaaacatttccctACATATTGTTCATCAAATTACCATTACTACATAATCTGACTGCAGATACATAATGTCAAGGACAAAGCCTGCGTCTTTTCAGGTTAACCTCAGTTTCTGAGGAAGTTGCTGTGTTGGTCAGCCTCCCGGTTGGGGCCCAATCTGGGTTGGATCTGTCATACAAGTCTGCAGGTTTGCCTACAAAGTATATATTTTACAACAATCAGTTCAATACTCTATCAACTGACTGACAGCGTTACAGTTTGGTTCttgtttgaaatgtttgaaaatgtccTCACCGCTATTAGTGATTAGAACAAATGCGCACCGTATTTGATGGCTAGTGTTTCTTCTGGATATTAGCCAGACGGTCTGAGAGActattcagtgtttgttttggggtcccaaaatgaagaacaaagcATGACTTGGTTCCATTGATCCTGAGTCTTTATCCACCAGAACTAATCTTCTAGATTTTTGAAGGTTTGTATCAGATCTGGTCTGTTCTTTCTCCTCTAAACTCACAGTTAAGGTGATTTATGCTAATTAAATCTGGGGATGTGTGTCGTAACCCCTTCATACTGTGCTGCAGGAAAGATGCTGCCCCAGTGCACAAGTTGTTAGGAAGTTATGATTATTTGATtatgaaaaattataaaattataattaatcATATTTCATAATTAATCAATTCTAACCTAAATCATTTCCAACGGACAGATATTAGAGGTACACTATGGGGTTGTGATTATGGACTaccagcacttaataattacaattaattaACTGTCATTTATAATGAATAATTATCAACTAAAATCACACTTAATGTAACTATGTTATCAACCATTTTATTAAAAGGGGTGAAAAGAGCACAAACCTTAGTCTAAAACCTTTTATAAAATCtctttaatacaaaataaacacaaacaccttctatttatctatgtgaacatttattaaactaaataaacCCCTCCTATAACCAAACTATTCAGTCCAATAAATTTCCATCTAACTAGACACTCACTAATCTACTAAATTAATCATCAAGAATTAAATGCAAAATCAATCAGTTTAAAAGAAGAATGCACACTGAGTATTaatggagatcaaaccagcaattTATGGATGAATGTGGGAATAATTCAAGTTTTGGGTGAACTTGGAATATGGAAACAACAGTTGGCATTCTTTATAAACTATAATcggtttttgcattttttctatTTATCAATTTACCCTTTTAGTAGATTAGTGAGCTTCTAGTTAGATGAATAGTTTGGTTGTAAGagggaattatttatttagtttaatatAAGTTCATATAGTTAAGTAaaaggtgtttatttttattttgtgtaaattgGATTTTCTGTCGATTAAGGTTAGTGCTCGTTTCACCCCTTTTGGTAAAACAGTTGATCCACTGATTCTGAGTCTGACCATGTTTTACTGGACTCTCTTTGCAGCGAGCCTGGATCGGAATGTACTATGACATAAACTGGAGGTGGTCCAGGTCTGATGGGGAGTTCAGAAACTGGAGGTCTGATGACCTCAATGACTACATGGGCAATGAGAAGTGTGCAGGAATGACGGACCAGGGTCTGTGGTTTAATACAACATGTGAGCAGTTCTACAACCCAATCTGTTCTGATGGGATCGGTGAGGAACCCAGTTTCCTagcagaaacatttcaaaacCTTAAACTTTAGGAAAAACTATTCTGAGTTTCATGGGCTGAAACAGAACCtctgtttaatgtattttaaagggACGAATGTGACGTTTGTCCTCATCAACCTCAGCATGAACTGGCCCAAGGCTCAGAACTACTGCAGAGAACATCACACAGATCTGGTCACTATCAGAGATCCATCTGAGAACCAGAAGGTAAAGGAGCTGGTACCAGCAGGAAAATCTGTTTGGATCGGTCTTCATAAGAGGTTCTGGAATTGGGTGGATGGAAGCAACCCTTTGCTCAACTACTGGAAGTACTGGGAACCCACTGGAAACACGAAAAAGTGTGCAGCAACATTTTTCGAACTTTCTGGAAAGTGGGAAGATTTGAACTGTGAATTGAAGAGAGCTTTCATCTGCTACCAAGGTAGGCCACcagcagaaatgtttaaaatgttcaaataaaacTGCAGAAAATAAGGAAAAATTGTTTTACTGCAGAGAAAAAAGCAGCTTGAGCCTCTGACTTTCATGAATTTTATCTCATtgtcatatttttatgtttattccCTACTTGTGGTTCAGTCTGTGAGACAATGTTCCTAATTCATCCTGAATGATTTCCAACTAATCAAATTGTCGCAAACAGGTGTTGGTATTAGTATCTTCACTAACTTCCATGTTTCTAAGACGAGACAAGAAATCCAGCTTCATCATAATATATATGTCATAATCAGCCAGTGGTTGTTGTTTTGGgtttgtgttcagttcattcaggtttattagattcattctggTGTTTAGGATTTTGTTACTTCTCTGGATTTCCATGTTCGACGTGTTGGTTTGTATTTCCTTATAAATCTGGTTCCTCCCTGTTTAAGTCTCATCGTTTActtagatgtttctgttacctccctgctctctctgctcatcaatgttaattagtcactctctcTCAGTTACCTTCAGTCTGTCTCCCACCAGCTGATCCTGATTCCCCTCTGATTAACTCcctgtgttcattggtccattctccaccctacctcagtatttatactcccTTATTGTCTTTGTTcaccactggttcctcctgaaaACTACCCCACATGTTACCCTGTCTACTCACCACCCCGCGTCCTTAGACCTGACTGTATTTTTCCAGGTCCTGTCTACGTTTGTAAGTTTAcctgtttcttttattaatgaCATTAATCTACTCGCCATGCTGCTCTCTCGCTCTtgcctgcactttggtcctacaaCAACCTCACCCAACTTGAAACCCATGAAATATGAATGTGGACAAATTAATATTCACCAAGATTCTCCAGATTTTTACCCTGGTGAAATATTCTCTTATTGGTCccaaatgtaaaaacaagagaaattTAAAGACAACTTATAGTTAAGATTAGGTTATGGAAATGAGAAATTATGCAGGAATTGTTTAACTGGACAATCAGGCTGGGTAAcacctccatgtctcctgggaAGAACTCATCCTGGAACTGAACCAAGTTCTTGGAGTTACTGATGTGATATTTGATGTTTTCAGTGACTTAGAAATGGATGAATTAtagttttaaaatctgaaatgaaTCCAGAAGGTTTGTTGACTCTCCTCGGGTCTCCTtcatgttttcagtttgtttgctTGATAAATTCACAGGAAGGAAACCTTCAATCCAAAGCTGGAGCTGTTGGCTCCTACTAGCTGACTCCAGGTTCAGGTTGGTTGCCTGCATCAGATTCTGGATTGCAGCTTGACTTATTCAGCTAGTTTGCTGCAGAGCTCCAGAATGTGCTGCTGAGCATCAAGCTGGACCTTCTACCTGATGGGTTTCTTCTGCTGCATGAAGCTTCAGAGAATCCAGCGTCACGTTAAGCTAAGCTCAGCTTGTCGACAGgcaaaaaagcataaagaaaCAAGTTGCGTTTATCCCAGCATTTACTGGGTCAGAACATCATTAAAATCCCAACCAGAACTGATGAAGCATTTTCTCCATCACAGCTCCACTTTTACAGGAGGTGCTTAAAGTGAAGCTGCTCAGAACCGCCCCTCTGGACCTGGAAGATCCCACTGTGCTGGAAAATATGCTGAAGCAGGTAAATTACAATATTccagaaacattaaaacaaatctaTGTTCTTCATCAGCCTGAGTGGAGAGAAGATGCAGGTGCAGCAGGTGGAAGGTTTCAGGTTTGGTGATCTAAAcgagaagatgatgatgatgatgatgatgatgataatgatgtCAACAGATCACACAGAAATGAAACGACGGcctcacatataaaacattCATCTGCTGCTAATTTCCCTGAAGAAAGGTTCAGAGCTTCAGAGCGAGTTGTGAGATTTGGAAGAAGTTGCACTTGGAGGACCTTTTGATCCCATTCTTCATTCATTGCAGTGATCTGGGGTGGATTGAGAGGAAGCCCATGGGCTTGGAGGTGAAGATTGGATCAGGATGCTTCACTGCTGCTGGCACCATATGAGACTCATGGTGGCTTTCAGCTTTTCTTCTCCAGATTTCCCAAACAGTCAGGAAGAGGATTCATCAGAGAAGATAGGTTTGCTCCAGACTCCCACCAGGGTGACAGTACGGTGGCTCAGGTGGTCGGTGTCGTccttgaagaagaaataaaaacaagaagaaagaaaaacaaagtacttaaaaatgtaaagattaaGAAAACTTTAGGAGACAAAGAATTAAAAGCCAGTGCAAACAGATGAGTTTTTAAAAGTGATTTAAAATCCCCCAAGGTTCTGGTGGACCTTATGGACAGTGGGAGACCGGTCCACAGTCACCAGCTGAGTCCTCGGGACGACTAGAAGCGTTTGGTGCTGCGAGGACAAGGATATGTTGATGTAAACGTTCAGtgattaaagatttaaaaaccaaagtaaaatcttaaaagtgatTCTAAAAGAAACAGGCAGCCAGTGTAGAGAAGATAAAATAGGATTGATGTGCTCACATCTTCTTTTCCCAGTTAGCAAGCATGCAGCAGCATCCTGGACAAGCTGAAGATGACGGAGAAGGTCTGGTTGGTCCCACCATAGAGGGAGTGTCAGTAGTCCTATCAGAGGGGTGTTAACCAGCAAATAACCAGATGAACCCCAAACCAAGCAGAAGGTCTCACAAGCAGATCATGACAAACATCTGAATCATAATCTACTCATGCTGATGACATCTTCCTCTCCTCTAAGTTTTCCCGTCAGTCTGATCCCAGGTTGCTGTGAACAAATTGAgtttatattaaaattatttatgtgtTTAATCCAAAACCTCTAAAGTCAGGAAACCTTAAATCTGAAGCCATCACCTGTGAAGACATCACAACACGCCTGTTCGTCTCTAGAGTATTTGACCTTCAAGAACACTTTTCTGGTAATCCTGACATCTGTAATATTGTGTTTCAGCTCGAACGGAAACTGCAGGAGCAAAGAGTGAATCTGAAGATCAAACTGAGCTGGAGGAAGCAGACGGATGGGAAGATATTCCACAAAGAAGAGCAGATTTAGTTTAGGATCTTAGCGGCTGGACGTGCAGCTGGTGCAACAGTTGTGTCACTAAATGTTAGCCTTTAAATGCTTGTTTTGTTGAGGGAAACTCTCTACAGAGGGTGGAGGTCAGAGTGGGTGCCCAGGTAAGCAAAATACTAAAAACTGCTGCTGGTTTCCAAACATCAGccttaaaaaaggattttccaGACATTTGGATCCATTAACCAACCCGGCAGAAAAGGACAGACAGAAAATTGGGCAAATTAagagtttaaatgtttaaaactccAGAACGTTTTTTCTGTCCTAAAAGTCGTGATGAAACCCAGATGATTCCTCCTTCATCACATCGAAACTGCTCAAGGACTCTAGAGATTTGGGGGATCAGACACATCACCCATCAAACACTGACTTTAGGTTGTCTCTGTTTAACGTCCAGGCTCTGAGGTCAGCAGAGCTGgatctggtggccattttggTTCTAGAGCCAAGATCCCCCCCCTAAATTGAAGTTAGGAACTGTTAGTGAAAATCATCTGTCTGGATTACAGCTtagatataataatataataatatgtgATGCTTGCAGTCTGGGTTCCCTCAACAAACTGCATCTCTTATCAAATATGTTCTATTGTACAACTTTCACCATCAGAATATTGGAAGTATGTAAAATAGTTTTGAAATAGTCTTTTTAAGAAGTCAAATCTGTGTTcatgttgttttctgtttctatgGAGATTTAGAAAAGTTTAAATGGACTTTCAGATCCACCATGTGTGGACAACTGTGTCCAATATGTCCTCAGTCCTTCTGTCCAGGTTAGACTTACCTGTTTCTGAACAAACTGCTGCAGACAGACTACTGGTTGTCTTCAACGCAGTGACATTCACAGACACTAGGTGGCGTTAGAGAACCTGCCCTGTTTTCCTCTGGACAGAAAAGTCCCTCctgaaatctgtttttgttttttgttttttacagtgtatagtgtTTGGCCCAAGGtaactgtaatggaaattattttattaagtgtcccaaagtgtatgacctttgggttacctcactcctctgaacatctgtgttagaggaggaagctgtaaaaaccattatcagaaATGTAATGGTTAAAACTCATGCTTTAAGGGTGATatctatactaaactttttcttctgcctctctcacacacaaatacacacatatatgggatttgagttcaacatctgcgtttttgagtctggaccttagaaacctgcccttctccatggctactccatcAGAGATGCTTCTCCAGcaaggcctgaaagagagagatctgccttcctgcttgttgaaaatcacagtgtgactttctacaagaaaaaaaaacaaaactcagaagaagtctggacccactgagatggacaacgatccatgctgtttgcaagagccagaagagtgaataactggatttatattgaaagcatcttatgcgggcagaagagaaaccggagcaaagtttcttctttctccctcctggagaagttaaagtggacaaagaatgattgaatgtctcaccaacagacctgggaaggtcctggttgttttttggactgatagaggactctgtgccatgacagtctgactctggagtgatttagaaactgatggaggtaacgtacaaacacacacacatttacataaatcttttcctattttctgcaatgaagaacgcttattaatcgctgctcatgtgacgcttgcttgacgttgacagatatagcgggttaaaatattattttagggttagaaaagtatctttaaaagggtgataacttaactcatttgatactttccagttaattaattcttttagagaaacaagttctctttcatcgtggaatattcagggtcaattattctagttattaaaagttattaaaagtagaggaagttacaacatctccaaaactcagcagtaaccatgtgtttctatgttattctcaggacagatctcatgaaggagcatttttaaaacccagcgaatctgtaaaacctgatgggtttctccttcaggtattattttctgttgtcagagtttgtttcccataaatctaatgggtagagacctcattaaaacaggcttagttctactgcagatggtcttcaatctctgcagaaagttaacaccattgttcaatgcagtagtactcaacttgtggttcctggactcctgaagccagTAAgtcatagattttgggtccataaaattataatatttaattaaaggtagactgattacttattaaaatagatctaaaccaatgatgagttccagtcatttgattgctttaaaatgcaataatactaaaaatttctactctggggaacacagattggggttgaagagtttagttttggaaccaaggttaggatttttataacagaatcaagacaagtaaaatcctttattttaggaaaagaaaagaaataaaggctctcttaacagtaagaggatggtcggctcaaactccagtctctttgtttgatttcttagggtttaaaaattaaaagaatacatgggagtacaaaggtacacaaggtaatttcagattattaagagataaaatattggaacatttatcagcatttggattattaaagaggggttctagtaataagttctccccaactctcaaaatttaaatagcccaaattaaagaaaatgatgtttgttctttttgaaacattatgtgggaaaaagtccagtttggagtcaagcttcttatcttaatttctgattaagtcaaacactgcagttttgtttagtttgggtataacataaaaatgtcaacgctgacttttctaatttcccctcggggatcaataaagtatctttgaatttgaattgaattaaattaaaatacttctttgcatttaacctgaaattctgcaatacagctgcaatcaaattgagccaaacaaaaagagaattataacaataactctcaagattgtagttattattatagagttacattacaaagaattagcaaaaggtttcagcatcagtaaatttggattcatttaaaagaaaactgttgctgtgcttctaaatagtttgtgcacacattttttaaaaaaggatcctgaagattgtcataacaacattgatcaattatagcattaaaagatatggctgagaaaacatattctgaaaagagattgttaaaaatttctttgaattcttgaagcttcaaatttgttcatttgtttgtctttgatgttttgtttttgttttgttggaataaatgtttgtttatatgttgcatgaaacaataatccatgtttagaataatgtttctaaatcccagattgattaaactttgagttttcaggagagttaagaagcagcttgtttctgaggtaggttcatgttaacagttttgtagtttaaggttcattaagatgggttggaatgaagaaactgtggtcccgcccataggctgtcaatcagaggttagttctgcctgactccgcccacctactaggttggttcatgcctttgctcccatggtaacgctcagcacctcccttcctgagttttaacactgtttagcTGGTGGAgatcatttttccttgggtgaggaattatagtgtaagggaacccatgttagtagattttctagtgagactaatttaacgtgcgtctacaggaactctttatagaattcagggtaatagaaatccgattaaaggtcCAGAtaaaggacagatgggttcctaaataactttgtcacctctgaacccaagaagggtctggggtcataaaacacagactctttgaagttgagataaaactgtcatgttctggtataaatactgtgtgtaaatgttgttcaggactctgtttcactgactaacctcagtgtcagagtcttcaaacgctgaatgcctttgaataaaacttataaagacaaagtccagattttctcttgttatgagtcaacttctctccactttcataagaaaattccacaacagtaacatttctgaatttaaatgccaataataccagtgccccacatttttgtaattttgttttgcaaatacagTAGACcagttaaatatttcatttaaatacataTAGGGCGAATGAGCCGGGTAACATTATAATTCATACACTACTAAAAAttcctttaataaagttcagtaaatgtggggcatgtaggctaagttaTAGTTTCTATTTCTGTGTGTAAAATGATTtgatcagaatattttaatatgtaaatagcagttatcagttctcaggacttgtagTTAATCTCATTAATCTTAACTCtgtaagaataatttctgtcataaatcCCACTGATATGCAGAAGTACAGATGATTCTTCCTATGACCATATGTCCAAAATATCCAAAAAGAAAGCGACGCCGCTAACTGATGCAGAACTTGATAAAAACTGAAGGAAACCTGCatgaagagaaagagagagtcATAGAACCAGAACCATGTCAGCTgcagaattcaattcaattaaaaaatactttattaatcccaaagggatttttatttgatttttaacatgtcctgtgttgtagaaaaatctgtttttaccaagatagagaccgatgattgtcactcagaattgTCActtataatcttgcaagagaaaaggattttttacagcattggagatgcgctCAGTAGTGTTGCAAAATCATTCTGACcagacaaagcaaaggttctccttataagctacagcagttttcaaggtaactctcatgagacccagaCAGACGAGTTgaaacctgttgtcctagacatgtTGACAATGGAAATGGAGCCTTacacagtgtggcatacatctTATCTCATACAAGTGAATAGGAGAAGGTTGAAAAACCATCTCGGtaagactaaacagaaccatCTGTCCTAACCCTGGAGGCAGAAGAGAATAACACAGAAGGGTTTGAATACGTTTATCAGATCCTGCAGAGTATCTAGTAGGAAAGAAAGCAAGGCACAACAATTTTCCATAACACCTGTCAGGCAGAGAAGAGCTCACAATTGTCTGAATGCCaggaagaagccca
This DNA window, taken from Girardinichthys multiradiatus isolate DD_20200921_A chromosome 1, DD_fGirMul_XY1, whole genome shotgun sequence, encodes the following:
- the LOC124874778 gene encoding C-type lectin 1-like isoform X1 encodes the protein MGNEKCAGMTDQGLWFNTTCEQFYNPICSDGIGTNVTFVLINLSMNWPKAQNYCREHHTDLVTIRDPSENQKVKELVPAGKSVWIGLHKRFWNWVDGSNPLLNYWKYWEPTGNTKKCAATFFELSGKWEDLNCELKRAFICYQAPLLQEVLKVKLLRTAPLDLEDPTVLENMLKQVNYNIPETLKQIYVLHQPEWREDAGAAGGRFQVW
- the LOC124874778 gene encoding C-type lectin 1-like isoform X2; protein product: MGNEKCAGMTDQGLWFNTTCEQFYNPICSDGIGTNVTFVLINLSMNWPKAQNYCREHHTDLVTIRDPSENQKVKELVPAGKSVWIGLHKRFWNWVDGSNPLLNYWKYWEPTGNTKKCAATFFELSGKWEDLNCELKRAFICYQAPLLQEVLKVKLLRTAPLDLEDPTVLENMLKQLERKLQEQRVNLKIKLSWRKQTDGKIFHKEEQI